The genomic DNA GTAGTCTATAGCCATGTATCATTGTATTTGTGCCTCAATGCCAATTTGAAATCAAAATGCATAATATACTGTCCAGTACATTTAAATGACATAAAAAAGCATATTATGATCCATTGCTGCCTTTGTTTTAATCTATGCTTGTggataaaaaatcaaataaaaacacaatTATCTAATGTATTATTTGATATCTATGTGAAATGTACAATTTCCACAGCCTTTGACCCCTAATGTGTGTATTCTTCCCTATGAGCCAGCCCAGTAGTTCCTAATACTTCCTcttttaaagacatgctccggtactTTGGCGACTTAGAAATGCTTTTTTTTAAACCTCTCGCTTTGGGCTGTATGTGTCTGTAGATagccacaaaatccctagtttgaaagtgaTTGTTTTCTTGAACCTGTGCAGTGCTattttccctacatttccccCTCTTGGGCCAGCCCTGTAGCAATTTGAGtcctagccaatgagcttcagcccctcacatttgagtgacagctagcaagaggccTGGCCGGCATTTTCCAATGAGGTTGCAGGGTGGGCCCAACTTCTCAGTGGacacagcagagaaagagagaatgagcaatgacgtggtgcacgTGTTATGTTGTATGCAATTTccggggaccacttttggctcatgagtgctactttcagaactactggctaaaatgTATACAAAAGTATCAGAGAATCTCTTAATGTGAGTGAAATGTTGCTTACAAGATGTcgtacaagtacagtgaaatgcttaactacGTTGTGACCTTCCAAAACAAAAGTACTTTTTTTTTGATACTGTGAGTCTACTCGTTTGAGACGCCCTTCACTGGCATTCACACAGATCTGTTCACTgcacaacatttgatttgaaagtgtGTAACTAACTTGAGTTCATAGATGTTTTATTTGTGGATTGAATTAGGAGTTCCTCTTACGTAAAGGGCCTTTTTTTAGGATATTGAAATGGATTTTAAAATGGGTTGATGAAGTTTAGTTCAACCGCTTCACTGCGTTGCCTTAATTCATTTTACGGACAGGTGTATGTTAATATATATGTATTAGCTGAAGGTTATTTTGCCTGGGAAAAATATGTAATTAGGTTTCACTTTGATGTTTGCACATACAAATGTTATAGCACCTGATTATTCTGAATGCTGTAAGTGAAAGTGTGGTTTGTTCCTCTGAGGTTCAAACAGTCTATGAATAAATGATTtacaattgtttatttttatacatATGGGGACCTAAACACCATTTttctacatactgtacacacatggAATTAATGTAACAGTTAATCACTGTTTTACCACAAGGAAATAAACTACAGCTTTCACAACCCTTTCTGCACAGATTATTTCTTTTTAACTGTGCGATTTCAAACGAAGGAATGTTTAAGCAGAAACGTTGGGTACTTGAAAAATGTATATGCCCCTTGATGATAGTGGTAGCCATTTTAATAGTTCATTTGACAATCAAAACAGAGTAATTGAATGCAAATAAACATATGCACACCGATTGATTTCAAGTGTATCAAATTAAGGAAATGGGACATGTAAATTCACTACATACTACACTAGTCACCATATTGTGCAACAGTATCGCTTGCTGGTGGTAGCCTGGAAACAGCATCAATTATAGATGGATGGGTCTATGGCGCATATCTAATTGCAACCTGGAGCAGCTGTATACTGGTTGGACTAGTTAGCCATTGTTCCCTCTCTGGCAAGGCCTGGGTAGCCTATTGGTTTTTACCCAGAATCCTCCCTTCACCAAGAAGAAGGCTGAGAAGAAACATAAGCATCAGTTCTGTAATATGTGCATTATTACTACTGCAGGAAAGATGATGTGCCTGGATCAGAGAGATTAGAGGATATGTTGTGGTGAAGGCCTACCTGTACTCAGGATACAAGCCAATGATAGAATAAGGGACAAATAGTACAGCTCAGGAGTTGTTTTCGCCTGCGAATGGAGAAATATTCAAATGCTTTATGCATAATTTCCATTGGAGCATTAAAACCTATTGACCATACCATAATGCCAACCATTTTATTAGTATTGAACAATTGGGATATTCTCATATGCTACTTACACACTGTTGTGCAGTCAGAGTCAGGGCGATGGTGCATAGTCCCTGGACAAAAGATGCAAGTCCAAACCCATGGTAGGCTGCCCTGAAGCTTTGGGGCACTGGGTCTATCAGTGTGAATGTTACTGCAAAACCTAGTCAGGAGGCAGAGTTTCAACAGTCAAACCGGTGCCAATGAACCTGTGTCTCCTACCATTTGTAGATGTGTGATAAGTGGTTTCCAATAACTAAAATATGTATACATACTCCATACATACATTTACATTGTTGCAATGAGACGCAATATCCAAATCAGATTAAGCTGTGGGGAAGATGGGAAGGAATCAAGCGCATTTCTACTGCCATCTGTCTTTCATTATAATCAAATCAACGTATGATCTTGGCTAAAATAACAGGATCAAACATGGCCTTTCACAAAAGTCAAACAATTGTGAGGTGCACACCCCATTAAAACTATTAGAAATAGTTGCCAAGACACGTTTACAAAACAGGATGTACAATCCTCTATACTTATGAGTAGATGTTCTCTAGCCTACCTGTTGCCATGAAGGACATGATAATGAAGGCAGTGAGATTGTTCAGAAGAGGCTGCTGGCAGTATCTAGAGGATTTGGGCCTGAGGGATTTAAACTCTCAATCAGAAACTTAACATAGTACACATGTAACATGCAGTCAAAGTGAATTCAAATGTGAAGCTTTTAGTAGAAAAATATTGACATATTGTATCGTTTGCATTTACCCACCTGGTTAGCACAAACAATTGAGGGATGAGAACTAGTGCCACAAAGACTGCATTAATAATTTGACTGAAAATAAAACGTTTATAACACTGGAGTTAGATTCATGCTCATTTAGAATAAGGCACGAATAGAAAACATACATCAAGGGTTTATTATCAGTTAGGATGTTTTGTACACATTCTCAGCTAAAAGCTGAATTGCAGAATACAGGCAAAAGAAATGAAAGACAAAAGTAGATAACAGATATAGAGTGAAGCCTAGTCTTGACAGCTTCGGATGGTGCATTTAATAGTacagaaagaagaaaaaaaagaaatcacCATCAGATCATGTTTGACACAAAAAGTCAACAACAAAAGTACAATGCTAACTAGTTATCATTATCATAGACACACGGTAGAAATTAGACTCAGACCCAATCTCTATGGCTCTGTGACTCGACCGTTACATCTCCAAAACTTACAATTTTAACATTTCATTCCTTGGAAGCCATCTGCTGGTATGATATGCCATGTATACTAAGGCGTAATGTAGCATTGTCAGCATCGATTTTGAAGAAACTCTGGCAAAGAAGTGAGAGTTGATGGGTTTTGATGACACATCCTTTCCAGTTCTGACTACTGTGAAAATAATCCCCCAGCCACGCGTTGCATCATATACCCTGGTGTGTCCATGCGTGGCCTTCACTGGCCTGCCTATAGGGATCAGATTTCCTCAACCGAACATTAccgtaaaaaaatataaaacaaactGGGGTTATAGTTGTTTTTGATTGCGGGCGCGCTCTAACGACCTTGAATGAAACTGCATATCACTCTCATTTATAGTGGCCCTTTACATTGTTGGAAAGAGAGCAACCAAAGAGTGTGTACATGCGTTACAGTCTATTCTATTTGCAAGCGCTTATCTCAAATGTTATTTCGTCATATAATTGTGCAAAAAGTCATGTTCCGCCCTCCACTGGGCTACTCTCTCCACTCTATTGTCCAAAAATAGCTACCAACTATGAAAGATGACCCCTGCCCTATATTAACACGCCATAGGACAACACATCCCAGAGACTTTAAATCGGTTCATTTAACAACTGCTTTCAATTGAAGTTTTTACAGTGCCACACGAGGATTCACCATGCCTATCGACTACAGTGGCACATGGGACATGACTAGTAATGAACACTTTGAAGGTTACATGGTTGCTCTTGGTAAGTTCTCTCTTTACTTGTTTATTGAAGCACACATTTTCTCATGTTTTTAGGCAAATGACTTTGATTGCATTAATATGGCCTATTTCTTGATTATTCATTAGCTGTTGGTAATTCATTCATGCGTAATGACATTAGGCAGTGTGCAGTTTCATTACactgaaatatattttctttgATTAATTTATTAGATACATTTTCAAAGCCATAACATTTCATAATTTTCATTTCCCTTTTCTGTCCATAATTCAAAACACAAATTTTAATGGTGTAGATAATAAAATGTATGGGATTTGTATTGTCTGGATCTCTATGATtcctttttttttatata from Oncorhynchus clarkii lewisi isolate Uvic-CL-2024 chromosome 7, UVic_Ocla_1.0, whole genome shotgun sequence includes the following:
- the LOC139413291 gene encoding uncharacterized protein: MLTMLHYALVYMAYHTSRWLPRNEMLKFQIINAVFVALVLIPQLFVLTRPKSSRYCQQPLLNNLTAFIIMSFMATGFAVTFTLIDPVPQSFRAAYHGFGLASFVQGLCTIALTLTAQQCAKTTPELYYLSLILSLACILSTAFFLVKGGFWVKTNRLPRPCQRGNNG